The sequence below is a genomic window from Providencia rettgeri.
TTGCAACATAGACGAAGAGGGCTGTAAACCGCTATTGTGTTGTTTAGTGTAAAGTTAGCGAATTATCAACTGCATCCTTGTGGAAGTTTTGCTAAACTCCGATATCCGCCATGCCTCAAGGGTAAGATTAATCACTATTACTTAGGCATTTAGGGCTGTAAATTGATAGATTTGGTAACAAATCACTTTATAAACTTGATTGTTGGCACATTAACTTAATTGGGCACTCATTTTAGAACCTTTATTATGATCAATAATGTTATCTCCCCCGAATATAATGAAGATGGGCGGGTTATGCGCCGAGTCCGTAGTTTTGTCCGCCGTCAAGGGCGTCTGACAAAACGTCAGGAAGACGCATTAGAAAAAGAATGGGCAGAAAAAGGCATTGATTTTATCAATGAGCCTTTTGATTTTGCCAAAGTATTCAATAACTCAAATCCAGTGACTTTGGAAATTGGTTTTGGGATGGGCGCCTCATTGGTGACCATGGCATCTCAAAATGCAGATAAAAACTTTTTAGGTATTGAAGTTCATGCACCCGGTGTTGGCGCATGTTTAGCATCGGCAAAAGAAGAAAACGTCACTAATTTACGGGTGATGTGCCATGATGCAATAGAAGTTTTAGACTGCATGATCCCAAATGGTAGCCTTGAAATGGTTCAGTTATTTTTCC
It includes:
- the trmB gene encoding tRNA (guanosine(46)-N7)-methyltransferase TrmB, which produces MINNVISPEYNEDGRVMRRVRSFVRRQGRLTKRQEDALEKEWAEKGIDFINEPFDFAKVFNNSNPVTLEIGFGMGASLVTMASQNADKNFLGIEVHAPGVGACLASAKEENVTNLRVMCHDAIEVLDCMIPNGSLEMVQLFFPDPWHKAKHNKRRIVQVPFAEKIRSKLAIGGVFHMATDWEPYAEHMLEVMTSVEGYKNLSPSGDYVPRPETRPETKFEKRGQRLGHGVWDLMFERIK